Genomic segment of Bacteroides stercoris ATCC 43183:
AGCTGCCAATGTGGGCTCAGGTCCTGGAGGAGCAAGTGCACTTGGACTGGATTATGGTGGTTATCCTAATGCTCGTACATTTACTTTTGGTATAAATGTTAATTTTTAATCCTTAATACAAAGAACTATGCTTAAACTTAAAAATATAATATGGCTGGCTGCGCTGGTCGTGACTATCTCCTCGTGTGATGATTATTTGGATACTCCACCTGTAGATAAAATAACTTCAGATGGATTTTATCAAACTCAAGCTCAATCGGAGCAAGGTATTTTAGGCATTTATGCGGATTTGCGCCAAGCATCTAATTGCATGTATTGGTTTATGTCTGAATGTCGTTCAGATGTTGCGTGGGTAGAACCTAATCCGGACGCTTTTCGTGAATACTCTGAAATAGGAACATTTAGAGCAACAGATGATATGGCGATGTTTAATGATACTTGGAATATGTGGTATAAGGTCATTTATGATGCCAATGTCGCTATTTCTAAGATTCCGAGTGCATCTTTTGATTCCGAGTCTATCAGAAATCAATTTTTAAATGAAGCTTATTTCCTGAGAGGTTGGGCTTATTTTGAGTTAGTTCGTCTTTTTGGAAATGTTCCTATGGTAGATAGACCGATGTCTCCGTCAGAGATTAAATCGGTAAAGCAATCTACTGCAGTGGATATTCTCAATAATCGTGTTATTCCTGATTTGAAAAAGTCAGAAGATTTGCCTTATAAAGCAGATATGCAAGATGCCAATGGTGCTAAAATAGATAAAAAAGGCCGTGCAGATAAAATGGCCGCGAAGGCTATGTTGGCACGTGTGTATATGACATTGGCTGGTTATCCATATAATGATACTAATGCGAAGAGTTTGGCTAAAACGCAATTGGAAAACGTTTTAGATGATTCTCATGCAGCCGCTTATTGGGCACCATCATTGGAAGAATGGCAAAAACAGTGGATGCCGACTGATGCATATTACAATAAATATTCTATTTTCGCCATTCAGTATCGTACGGGTGGTACGGGAAACCCAGCCATATTCAATATGCTTCCAGTTAAAATCGTTCCGGAAGATTGGTCTAAAAACTATAATTTTTCGCAAAATTCTATTTATGTGGAAAAGACATTGATGCATGAATTTGATCGTGAATACTCTAATGGAAAAAAAGACGGACGTGGCTATAATTTTGGTGTGATGGCTGGCTTTGCTGGTGATGCGGTAGCTCCTGAATATCAGAGCCCTTCTGAGTTGATGACTTTTGAAGATGGAACTACGGGTAATGTGTATACTAAAGCTATGTTTTATAAAATGATTCCTACTAAAACTAAAATAGCCTCTTTGGGGATGTCTTTTGATGCAGAGAGTGGCATGAAAAAGTATGATGACTGGGGAGTAAATCTACCTATTATTCGTATTGAAGATATGAAGCTTCTTTATGCAGAGATTTTGGCGAGTGAAGGTAACACTGCGGATGCCATGAAAATTGTAAATGAAATACGTGAAAGGGCAAACTGCGATCCGAGAACCGAGACTGGAGTTAGTGTAGAGGATGCCATGAAATACATTAAACTTGAACGTAAAATTGAGTTTATGGGAGAAGGTATTCGTTGGTTCGATCAAGTACGTTATGGCACTTGGAAGGAAGATACAGAAGCAAAATTTGAGCGTTATAACTTTACTGAATTGAAAGCAAATTTAAAAGAAGGTCGTTACCTCTATCCAATTCCGATGAATCAGATGAATGTTACTCCAGGACTTTATGTCCAAAACGAGGGATATGAAAATTGATGCTATTTGTTTGATTATCAAGGCTAAATATCATATCTTAGCCTTGGCTACATTAAATTTAAGTTATTAAAAAGGGGAGGTGGGTGCTTTTAAAAGGTATGCCACCTTTTCCTTTATTTAAATCAGATTATGTTTAGAAAAGATATAGTATTAGGTGGAGTTTGTGCGGGTATGTTTGTTATGCCTCAGTTGATGACTGCCCGGCAACTTGTAACAGACGGTGGAGACAAGCCGAACATTATTTTTATCTTGGCCGACGATATGGGATATTGCGACTTGTCATGTTATGGAAATAAATATATAGAAACTCCTAATATAGACCGTTTGGCAGCTACTGGAACGGCCTTTACGCAATGCTATGCCGGTTCCGGTATCAGTTCACCTTCCCGTTGTGCCTTGATGACGGGAAAGAATACGGGAAATACAACTATACGCGATAACTTTTGTATTGCAGGTGGTATTGAAGGATTAAAAGGCACCAAGACCATACGCCGCATGCATTTACAACCGAATGATACAACCATTGCCACTGTGCTTGGGGCTGCCGGATATAGAACCTGTTTGGTAAACAAATGGCATTTGGACGGATTTAATCCGGAAGCAACTCCTTTGAACCGAGGGTTTGATGAGTTTTACGGATGGCTTATCAGTACTGCATATTCTAATGATCCGTACTACTATCCTTATTGGCGCTTCAACAACGAGAAACTGGAGAATGTAAAAGAGAATGAAGGTGATAAACACATCAAGCATAATACAGACCTTTCTACGGAAGATGCAATAAAGTTTATTAACCGTAATAAAAACAATCCGTTTTTTCTGTATTTAGCTTATGATGCGCCGCACGAACCCTATAATATAGATGAAACAACCTGGTATGATGATGAGGCTTGGGATATGAACACCAAGCGTTATGCCTCGCTGATTACCCATATGGATCGGGCGATAGGACGTTTGTTGGCAGAACTGGATAGGTTGGGGCTGCGCGAAAATACTTTAGTCATCTTTGCATCGGATAACGGTGCTGCCAAGCAGGCACCGTTGGAGGAATTGGGATGTAAAGGTTCTCTTAAAGGAATGAAAGGACAGCTTTATGAAGGTGGCATTCGCGTACCGTTTATTGTAAATCAGCCCGGAAAGGTTCCGGTGCAGAAATTGAATAATATTATTTATTTCCCGGATGTAATGCCTACTTTGGCTGCTTTGGCTGGTGCTACAGATAAATTGCCACAAAAACTTAACGGTATCAATATTCTTCCCTTGTTTTATGGGCAACAGCTTGATACGGATAATCGTTTGTTGTATTGGGAGTTCCCTGGAAAGCAACGTGCGGCAAGATGTGGAGATTGGAAAGTAGTGACTGTAAAGAAAGATGCTCCGTTAGAGTTGTATAACATAAAAGAGGATATGACGGAGTCTGTCAATCTGGCAAATAAATATCCGGAAAAAGTAGCACAGTTCGAAAAAGAGATGAAAGCGATGCGTATTCCTACTCCTAATTGGCCATTGCCGGGTGAGTAAGGAATCGTATTGCACCTTCGTTATTGATGAGTGATTGATTATTATAATTTGGGTTAGTGAAAAATGGGCGGTTAACTTGTGAAAGTCAGACTGCCTTTTTCTTTGATTATTTTATTATTTTCGAAAATTAAAATCCATATAAAAGAAGTATGAATATAAGAATCTTTTTTACTGTTTTAGGACTATTGTCCGCTCTTTGCATATGGTCTCAGCAGACAGAGCGCCGTTATCTTTCCGGTACCGGACTGGGCGATGGTGTAACCTGGCAGTTTTATTGTTCCGAGGGTAGGAACAGCGGGAAGTGGAGTAAGATAGAAGTGCCTTCTCAATGGGAGCTGCAAGGTTTTGGTGAATATACCTACGGGCGTTGGTATAAGAAGAAAGGGGTTAAGAATCCCAGTATGGAAGAGGGGATTTATCGTCATACATTTCGTGTACCGGAAGATTGGAGAGGTAAGAACATACGTTTGTGGTTTGATGGGGTTATGACAGATACGGATGTGATTGTAAACGGAGTTTCGGCCGGAGAAACACATCTACAAGATAGTCAATGACGAATTGAAGAACATTGCGCAGATTGAACATTCCAGACACCGTTCATTCAGTAACTTTATAGCCAATTCTTTGTCGGCTATCGCAGCATACTGCTTTTTTGAAAAGAAGCCCGCCATTGATGTCAAGTTGTTCAATGACGGGCAACTGTCTATTTTCTAATTTTATTTCGAACTCACGTTACTTAGTAAACCATACATATTTATGTTGAAGAACAAAAAACTCGATATTAACTTTTGACAGAAGCTAATATCGAGTTTTCTAGTTTCTGAAAAACACTATGAGTACTTTATCGGATGCTTTCCACATCAGATGTGAAGAATATTAGTTATGACAGGTTGGATTTCTTTTACCATTCTTTTAAATCCTAAGTCGTTGGGATGGACTCCATCCACAGTACCTTCATGGTCGGTTCCAAGAAAATGATTCTCTTTGATTAAATATAAATTCTTATAACCGAGCTTATGAAGTTTTTCTATCTGCTCTTCTATCGCTTTATTTTGTTCATTTACTCTATGGCGTACCGTTTTATTTACGTTTCCTTTTTCACGGAAAACGGACTGAATAAATATGACGGGTATGTCAGGGTATTTTTCACGGATCGTTTTTACGAAAGGAATTGTCCTGTCGCGAATTTCATCTGCAGTAGGATTGGGTATGCAATCTAAAATAAATGCATCCACGTTTTTTATTTCAGCTAACATTTTGGCTACAGAACTTTCCATTTTTCCATTGCCGCTCAATCCCATATTTATAAATTGATATCCACTGCTGCGGGATAGTTGTGACGGATAAGCAAGACCAGGTCTGCTTGCTGATGCTCCCTGGGTTATGCTTGAGCCATAGACAATTATTTTTCCTTTAAAGGGATTCTTTGTTTTTTTTAGATAGGCGTCTGATGATACACCTATTTCTAAATGCGTTATTTCATCGTATAAAGGTAAATATAGTATACAGTCTTTTTCTGACGTATCCATGTTTTCAGCTAATGTAGAAGTTGAATGAATTCCCTGGGGAATGCCGACTCCTGCATATTGCCATTCCCCTTCTTTTTTAATGTATAAATCAAGCCCTTTTTGCATAATAGGAGTCATGTTGGTATTCTGTCGTTTATTGGGTATGGTCCACCTTGCTTTTATGACTGTGCTGTTTGTTTTGAATGCAATGGCAAGTCCTGAGGAATGGGCATATAATTTCTTCACAGACTTTGGCAAGTCTTTGTAGCGGACTGTGTCAATGCGATGAAAAAAACTCCCTTCCATAGTGGCTTTTCCCAATAATTGTAATTGGTTGGCGTTTGTATAGATTATATTTGCTTCACTTGCTTCTGACTGCAAATGGGAATTGGTGATGCTTATTGTGACGCTTTGTTTCTTGCCTACAAAAAGTTTGGCTTTAATTTCATTTGAGTTGCACTTTACAGGTTTGTTCCATAACTTGGAATGTAAAGTAGGCTCTGTTCCATCAGTAGTATATCGGATTTGTCCGCCTTTAATAGAACTATTGGCAAACAATATTCCATCATTGTCTATATATAAACCAGGAAAAGGAAGTCTGTAGTTTACTTCCATTTTTTCCCAATAAGGAATTTCTTTCTGAGATATGCGTTGATAATAAAATGATAAATCTTTTTCATAGGTGTACTGTTCGTGAATGCCAGTTATGTTTTCCCATTGGGGTGAAGCATGCCAGCCTCGTTCTGAAAGACCCATAATTTTGGGAAATAAGTAATATTCAACTTGTTCAAAATTTCGAATTGTTTCGCTCCATAAGGCAGACTCCACTCCTTTGATATTTTTACGTCCTTGTTCAGTAAGTCTTGTTTTCTCCTTCTCTACTTGTCGATTACGTATGGAACGGTAGATGCTGTAGGGAAGTAGTGAAAAAGATTTTGATTCGTCAACATATCCATTCCAATTGTGTCCCGGTTCGTTCGGATGCTTATCATATGCCAAGTCAAAATAAAAATTGCTGGCATTACACAAAATGACAGGGTACCCTTTATTAGCAAATTGATAGACCAATTCATCCGAATGACTGTGTGGCGAAGCTTTCCAGCAGGAGATTCCCAGAGCATTTTCTGACAAATATCTGTCAAAATCTTTATCGTGTCCAGCAGCTATTTCCTGCCATCCAGAAAAGGGTATATTTTGTTCCTTTAGAAAATCAACAATTCGCATTATAAAGTAATCTGACAATTCTTGAACATCGGTCATGTTATGTTCTAACATGAAATTTTTGCATATAGGCGAACCTTTCCAAGCTCCTTCTGCTACTTCATCACCACCGATGTGGATGGATCGAAGCGGGACACCGGCTTCTTTATACATCAGTTGGATCTCTTGGATTACTTTTTTCATAAAACGATATGTAG
This window contains:
- a CDS encoding RagB/SusD family nutrient uptake outer membrane protein; amino-acid sequence: MLKLKNIIWLAALVVTISSCDDYLDTPPVDKITSDGFYQTQAQSEQGILGIYADLRQASNCMYWFMSECRSDVAWVEPNPDAFREYSEIGTFRATDDMAMFNDTWNMWYKVIYDANVAISKIPSASFDSESIRNQFLNEAYFLRGWAYFELVRLFGNVPMVDRPMSPSEIKSVKQSTAVDILNNRVIPDLKKSEDLPYKADMQDANGAKIDKKGRADKMAAKAMLARVYMTLAGYPYNDTNAKSLAKTQLENVLDDSHAAAYWAPSLEEWQKQWMPTDAYYNKYSIFAIQYRTGGTGNPAIFNMLPVKIVPEDWSKNYNFSQNSIYVEKTLMHEFDREYSNGKKDGRGYNFGVMAGFAGDAVAPEYQSPSELMTFEDGTTGNVYTKAMFYKMIPTKTKIASLGMSFDAESGMKKYDDWGVNLPIIRIEDMKLLYAEILASEGNTADAMKIVNEIRERANCDPRTETGVSVEDAMKYIKLERKIEFMGEGIRWFDQVRYGTWKEDTEAKFERYNFTELKANLKEGRYLYPIPMNQMNVTPGLYVQNEGYEN
- a CDS encoding sulfatase-like hydrolase/transferase; translation: MFRKDIVLGGVCAGMFVMPQLMTARQLVTDGGDKPNIIFILADDMGYCDLSCYGNKYIETPNIDRLAATGTAFTQCYAGSGISSPSRCALMTGKNTGNTTIRDNFCIAGGIEGLKGTKTIRRMHLQPNDTTIATVLGAAGYRTCLVNKWHLDGFNPEATPLNRGFDEFYGWLISTAYSNDPYYYPYWRFNNEKLENVKENEGDKHIKHNTDLSTEDAIKFINRNKNNPFFLYLAYDAPHEPYNIDETTWYDDEAWDMNTKRYASLITHMDRAIGRLLAELDRLGLRENTLVIFASDNGAAKQAPLEELGCKGSLKGMKGQLYEGGIRVPFIVNQPGKVPVQKLNNIIYFPDVMPTLAALAGATDKLPQKLNGINILPLFYGQQLDTDNRLLYWEFPGKQRAARCGDWKVVTVKKDAPLELYNIKEDMTESVNLANKYPEKVAQFEKEMKAMRIPTPNWPLPGE
- a CDS encoding SGNH/GDSL hydrolase family protein, which codes for MTNSHLQSEASEANIIYTNANQLQLLGKATMEGSFFHRIDTVRYKDLPKSVKKLYAHSSGLAIAFKTNSTVIKARWTIPNKRQNTNMTPIMQKGLDLYIKKEGEWQYAGVGIPQGIHSTSTLAENMDTSEKDCILYLPLYDEITHLEIGVSSDAYLKKTKNPFKGKIIVYGSSITQGASASRPGLAYPSQLSRSSGYQFINMGLSGNGKMESSVAKMLAEIKNVDAFILDCIPNPTADEIRDRTIPFVKTIREKYPDIPVIFIQSVFREKGNVNKTVRHRVNEQNKAIEEQIEKLHKLGYKNLYLIKENHFLGTDHEGTVDGVHPNDLGFKRMVKEIQPVITNILHI